A part of Astyanax mexicanus isolate ESR-SI-001 chromosome 2, AstMex3_surface, whole genome shotgun sequence genomic DNA contains:
- the LOC103037731 gene encoding ras-related protein Rab-19, which yields MQPAGQEQDDCFDFLFKIILIGDTNVGKTCVVQSFKTGLFSERQQNTIGVDFTVRTLNIEGKKVKMQVWDTAGQERFRTITQSYYRSAHGAMIAYDITRRATFESISHWINEVEQYGAANVLLAVIGNKCDLESERQVQFNEACSLAKERGILVALETSAKESQNVQEAFVMMARELLARNGLAVKEDDPRVNRLLLRSSSRPIISPTPVPEKKVCEC from the exons ATGCAGCCGGCTGGACAGGAACAGGACGACTGTTTCGATTTCTTGTTCAAGATTATCCTGATTGGAGACACTAATGTAGGAAAAACCTGTGTGGTTCAGAGCTTTAAGACTGGACTCTTCTCTGAGAGGCAGCAGAACACCATTGGAGTGGACTTCACCGTTCGGACCCTCAACATAGAGGGTAAAAAAGTAAAG ATGCAGGTTTGGGACACAGCAGGGCAGGAGCGATTCCGCACCATCACCCAGAGCTACTACCGCAGTGCACACGGGGCCATGATCGCCTACGACATCACCCGCAGGGCCACCTTCGAGTCCATCTCGCACTGGATCAATGAGGTGGAGCAGTACGGAGCTGCCAATGTCCTTCTAGCCGTGATAG GTAATAAATGTGACCTGGAATCTGAGAGGCAGGTTCAGTTTAACGAGGCATGCTCACTGGCCAAGGAGAGAGGGATTTTAGTAGCTCTGGAAACCTCTGCAAAGGAAAGCCAGAATGTGCAGGAGGCCTTCGTGATGATGGCCCGGGAGCTGCTAGCGAGGAACGGACTGGCGGTGAAGGAGGACGATCCTCGGGTCAATCGCCTTTTACTGCGCTCCAGCTCCAGACCCATTATCAGCCCCACACCCGTCCCTGAGAAAAAGGTCTGCGAGTGCTGA